The sequence TTTAGGGGTTAAAAAGATAAGGTTAAAAGTGTGATTCAATGCCAGTTTTTAATTTTCACTGGTTTTGAATCTACATATTTTCCTCTGCTGTTCAGACAGAGAGACGTCAAAAAGATAAATCTGTTGTGGACAAGCCAGTTAGCAGTTTGTCATTACGGACAGCTGGAGCACTTGAAGTTGTTCTCGTCAAGAAGATCACAGTTAATTTCCTTTTCTCCATGGGCATAGAATCCCTTAAGCTTTCTAATTAGTAGTGAATGGGCGGAATGTAAATGTGCCGCTGCTGCTCGTGGTTTAATGATATAGTGCAGTCTGAGGAGTATTGTGTAGATAATGGCTCTACAGTCATCTGTTACCATTGCTCGCCCACTCTCAACAGCCTGTTGCCCGAGATGCAGTCTTCAGTCTTTCATTTTGTCTTCTCAGTAGCGTTTTCCTcaacaatactgtacatcatcCAGTAGGGTTTTAAAGCATTCCTAAAGTGTTTGCATTCAAGTGTCTCTGATTTTTGCATCTGTGTGCTGGCGCTAATGAAACCATCAGAAAGGCAGCTATTCAGTGTTATTCAGTTGGTGAGAATTGAAAACTTACCCACTTATCCGCTGGATCCGGTTGTCATCTGTCTGTAGGGGAAACTTTTCAGTCTACATTAATGTAGCATTATTTCCCTCTCACAGTTCCTCCACAGTTAGTcaagttttgaaaatgttgttctGTTATGACAGTAGTCGACCTGAAAGAGAAACCATAGActactgggggaaaaaaacataagctAATGCCATTATTACAATGttgacttgcattgcattgcattgccgAGGAATGACAACACTGAACTGGCTCATCATCGAATTATGCAGGGTGGCAACCCTAGTGACAAGTTTTGAATAAAGACGCACCACTTGCATTCCTTTCAAACGTGCTGTTGGCACACTAGATTCAACTGACTGCAATGCATGAACCTCCCTGTGTGTATGATTGAAGTCTTTCGTCAGTGTGCCTGAGAGAGGTTTTTCAGTATCAACAAAACCACCGTTTTCTCTCCCCAACACAATCAGGGCAGCCCTCAAGAGCTCTCAGAGAGCAGCCTGACAGCACAGTCTAATGACTCACCATTAACTTACTCTCTTCCCATGAAACACAGGCACTCTCCAGGTAACAGAGTGCTGCTGTGGGTGAAACTAGAGTCACgcttaaaagaacaaaaaaagactCAAGTTTGCCATCAAAGAAGATCGAGCATGCGCTTCTCCATCTCtgcctcatttatttattttaaaatgacatttcactCCCAACTCTTAATGTGCTCTCATGCAGTCTGTCCATCCTCTCATCCCTCCTCACGCCTGTCCATCGCACACAAAGTGAAAGTGGTAGCGATGAATTATTCACCACCACTTGAACCCCACAGCCGCTCTCGTTCTCTCGCTTTTTCTCCAGCTTTAATTGGGTTTTAGAGGATAACAATGAGGACAATATCTCATTAATCAAACCAAGAGCTGTGGTTTTTAAAAAGCTCAGATGAATGAAGGATATGGAGGTGAGCATGGCATGCTTCGGGGGAAAGAGGAGGTTAAACATTATGATTAAGCATTTGAGGGGTGTGTTTGGGAAACTTGTTTGGGAATAGTCATTGTTGCGTTTTTTTTTAGTAGAGCAAAGTATCGAGCACAGCTCAGTCTCTTTCAAAGTAGCTGGTCAATGCCTCAAAGCCGTGTGGATAACTCGCTCCCATTGTGAATAGGGAGAAATCTTTCAccctttgtgaaaaaaaagtgactGGATTCTGACTGCAAAATTTCATGTAAATTTTTGTGTGATGGCGAAAATGCTACCCGAGCAGCTTTCTCTAATTTTGTTGGTCACTTGAATTCAGCACACTGCTGAACATCGCTACGATATTGAAAATAcactttttggaaactttttgtCCGTGTGTTTGACCACGCCATGTCGGCTTGCATTCTTTTGATGTTTTCGAGTTTGGCTAATGTGAATGCTATTTTCTGAACTTGGGTGAACACATGCACTATCCACTAAAAAAGGGTGGTCTGGGGTACAGATGTGAACTCCAGTGTGGTTTGCGTCTGATGTGAATGCAttcatactaaatcacagaagtGAACCACTACGAAGAGATATGAATTGGTCAAACTGTgtattaaagggatcatatgggGTTACtagaaagaacattattttgtgtatttggtgtaatgcaatatgtttatatggtttacggtaaaaaaaatatatatatttcgattgcgtcaatttttacaaagctcatcattctaaaaacgaggtgtgctctgattggccagctatacaattcattgtgattggccgaattcctcaagcatgtgacggaaatgttccaccccttaacatactgtgatgctgtgcgTCCCAGCACaagaagacaaaaacaataaaacccattataaactagGCATTTTGTCGCAtcaagtggggacataattactgattatagtGACTTAGACTTTTTGCGTTGCgtgttgtgtttggttttgtttttgtcagtgttttgttattttggaCCATGCAGTCGAATCAAGAGTGAAAGCATCCAAAGTTCTTTTTATCATAATAATTTGTGCTCAGAAGTTAGGTCCAAACAGGAAATACTTTAAGTATTGAATCGGTAATGGAAGTATACTGCTGTAAGGGCAACAAATAGTTTTGGCATTCCAATGCGatgcttttccattgtttttctatttaaacatcCTCAAATTTTGTGATCAACCctgaacactttttatttttattttttagtacaacacagaattaaagctgcggtagggaacttttgacgctctagcggttaataaacagaactgcttgcgtcttgcggaagaacattgtagccggaactacttctctctgtttatgtctatgaagaatcacaaaggtactgggttactccgcagcggtacccccgaagcaacctaaaatagtccgaatataaacacttattataggtgcaccctagtgattcagaacaagctaaaaacacggtttggaaaatagattcatggtgtactcgcttattatataaatgcttctacattttgaacacaaacaaagttacggaccgattggttattttttaccgggagcgatggagtttctgcaaatggcaataggacactgggaggagccagaggagcttgatttttttcacagattatctgtctcatattctactgtcaggacataatgacaggtttaacaagtatgtaaaaaatatatttttacaaaagttacctactgcagctttaatagatAAGATTGATTTTCTTGCATAGTTGTATGTCGCAGCGTGTCACAATTAAATCTGCAACACAAGTATACCTTGTGCTCTCAGTTTTGCCACAAAAGGCACTTAAATGGACATTAGTGTAAACAATTCATTAGCCGATGCTAATAACTATAGCTGGTTACTTCATTAACTAGTTGTTGCAGTGAGATTGGGCTAATAGCATCACTTGCTATACTTCTGTCTGtatcaaaattgtcaaacattttaacatttcaaccGTAAGTACACGATTTAATTAACACAACCTGTACAAATACATTAGGctaacaattattttgaaatCGAAGTCATTTTTCAGATAGGTATAGTAGCGCTAAAGGAAAAGAAGAAACAGTGCATAGTTTCCAGTAGCTAGTTAAAGATGTTCAAATGCTAGTGTGCTTTCACTGGAACATTTTGGCTACTTAGCTGTTCATCTTGACTATGTTCATCATggtctggcacacacacacacacacacacagtcagcatcTGTCCAGCCTGaaggcttaaaaaaataaagtacgcCATATCTTCTCATTGACATATGAATAAAGCAGCATGAGCTGCAGGGCTGTGGTCATTCTCTGCATGTATGACTGGCTCGATAAGGATCTTTGCGTGTCTCCAGTGAGGCAGTAGCTGGGTTGGAGATGCAGAGAGCTGAACATATGCCTGGGGCCTGTTCTGTTCACACAGATAAGCAGCTGTCACAGCTGTCATGCTCTCCAAAACATATGATACTGTATGCTGTATCAGGCAGAGCATGATCCCGCTCGTGATTGTGAGGCTGTGCTGTGTTTCTGCTGACATCTGCTAGGGTCCAAAAGTCATTCCTGCAGAGGGCCAAAGGCTCTGCTTAATCTTACACTGTTTTGATCGGCTTTACTTtgccttttattttgacagagtcTGACAAACATATTAAGTGGCCAAAGTTAATGAgtgaataaatcataaatcagataTAACTTAATATGTCATTATAAAGTGTGCGTAAAATCTGCACACATCTAAAACTGAAACAACTTCACGACGACTTGATTTTATTGATCTGAAATTGTTTCAAAATATTGAAACTGAAagtaaagttaatttaataatcaCCAGCTGAGttatataaaactttaaatgCACATAAGGcagtttttatattaaccttttaattaaatacattaatatgttgttgaacattttaaaaaggggctgtaatgacagatttatttaaacatacattaaataatgaagttaacatgataaatatgtaatatactgCATATGTGTAGTAAAATGTGTTCTTTCCTAACTGATGAGTTTATAGACATTAATGGCTTTCCTGTGGATAAGTGCATGTGGTTTACAAGTTTtactgatgtttttattttattttatttttgcacatcAGCTGAAAACATCACATACTTAAAGGTCTTGGATCATCATAAACTAGCTCTGATTTGAAAaggcttttgccatttttatgcaGACTATGCATCAGATGACACTGTTAGGCTTCTGTCAGGTTTTGTGAGATTTTGAATATGGCGGTCCTGACTGTTTTGGGTCTGTGTCTCCAGTACAGGATTGGTCAGCTGTACATGATCAGCAAGCACAGTCATGAGCAGAGCGAGAGAGGAGAGGGTGTGGAGGTGGTGCAGAACGAACCGTATGAGGACCCCAACTACGGCCCGGGACAGTTCACTGAGAAACGCATTTATCTCAACAAGTGAGTAACAACTGCCATCAATCACTCGTCCAGACAAAACACCTCTGCACAGTCTCTAGGTATTTCAGTTAAGAGTGTGTGATACTAGACTCAAACTGTATTAGTCGATcaacacacacactaacagtcAAAATTTGgtgcttaattattattaattttaatgggTCCTCAGTTAATAATAATGCTTCTGTTTACTGATGTTGAAAAATTAAacctaatatattttttttcaggattctttggtgtataaaaagttcaaaataactaaatcttttgtaacactataaatttctttacttttgatcaatttaatgcatctttgctgaatataaatattaatatattttttacattttactttattcttttgaatggtagtgtatctcAGTTTCcgcaaacatattaagcagcacaactgttttcaacactgataataataaacataattatgttttcggaaggatcatgtgacactaaagactgaagtaatgatgctgaagaaattccatttaaaagtatattgcaatagaaatgtttattttaaattgtaatgccatttttacaatattacaatatagttttttactgtatttttttaataaaataaatgcagccttgttgagcaaaaacacaaaaaaccttAATCATTCCAAAGGTCTGACCGGGAGTGGAcattatacatttgaaataaaacatcatttgttAACATCATCACTTACGTAGCCAAACCCTAACATGCCTTTTAACTATCAGCATAAAGTCCACTTTGCCAATGTTCAGGCCGAGATCCAACATATAAACATGCATTTCTATCAACAAACTCCTGTCGCTTGctttacatgacattttaatgaaatttagAGGTTTAGATCTGATAAACTGACCAGCAATGGAAGCTCATTCATATAATGTCAGTCTCCTTGAACAGAGCTACCGAACACACTAGAAATGAGTGCAAAATACGACTTGTGATGAGAATCTGTCCTTGACTTTATAGCGTGTCTGCTTTTACTGCATGAACTGGGCGCATGCTCAAGGCTTCTAAAGCACGAATGcacttggtagcactttattttacagtcctgttcctcttgtacatactatgcacttattatagtaataacaataactatgtaataactaggtactaaccctgaaactcccccctaaacctaaccttaccccatgttgttaccttgtattaccagaactttataagataaatacactgtaagtacactataagtacatgtaagtacacgttgACTTTGCTCTTCAGCTGATGTCACCTACACTGTTTACTTTTAGCCAAACTGATGAATGGATAAAAATAAGGCCCTGCCCTACATTTTCTATTTCCGTTTACTATCTGcaaatctctctcttttcccAGGTCTTGGTAGTCTCTTTTATAGATGTTTTTATAGAAGTACATTGACATTGAGCCTCAGTTGGGGTCAATGCAGTCCACAGGAGATCTTCAATTCATTCTCAGTCTCTAAGCGGCTGCTAGTTTAACAAGAATTAGCAAGGGCATGACTCGAGACCCAAACACTTTCCCAAAAATAGCCAGTAAATGGATTCAGGACATCGTCCCGCAAGACACTGTCCATTCTGGCCACTGATAAATCAATCGCTCCTGCAGATGTGTTTTTGGAGAGACGCTTTATTGAGTTGAGGCATCAGTCCCCCAGGACCAGGCTGATTAAACCGTTGCTCCGCGGGTCATGATTGGCTGAGAGGTGGTCATGACATCACTAACAGCTAGTTTAGACCCATGCCAAAAGATGTTGGCCTTCTGTGAATGTGTTAATTTTATCACATTGTTTATCACATGTCTGTGATCCAGACTTTTTCGGCTTAATGATTCAGAAAACTCGCCAGTTCATCATTGTAACCAGTGCTGTTATTGGTaaacaaaactacattttttggtaaaatttggTAATATTTTggtaaatcaaatacattttttaaatgttgtaaaatataattattagatgaaaaacttattcaattagaaatgttgctcagcagctaactgaaataaataggtgtaaaataaagtactgaaattaataaatgtgaaataaaacaatgcataGTCATAATAGAAATATTAAGACCAGTAAAAATGGCAATCTTTCAATGAATAACATTAGGGCtgccctaaaaaaaatgtaaagcttaATTATCATACAgaaatgatacacacacacacacacacacatatatatatatatatatatatataactagaaAGTCTGTAGCAAATTATAATGACCTCCTGTCAAGAGCTGaagatacaaaataaaagctaattcaaaatgttaataactactataatagtatattaataatgctaaaattGTTGCAGCCTCTCTACTGTTCTTCTTGTACATAGCCAGCTGACTATtgtttttaatcagatttttaaacagactgatttaaatgctatttatagGCAGATCTGTGTATTTCTTCGGTTCACTTTTGCTAGCACATCCACACTAGTTGTCATAGTACCGGGGCAAACTTGCGTAGCTTCACCATGCGTGAGACTTTAGCAATACATGTTATAACAACCACTGATTATTTTCCTTCGGGAAGAGTATCCAAATCTGAATTTGCTGCAGACAACAGTGTAAGGAACAGAAAGGGTGTAATGCCTTTTGGTAATGTTCCGGTGTTAAGCAAAAAGATATGACCCCTGAAAAAAGCATTGACTGGTGGAAATGTGTCCACAGGACTTTTCAAGAGGACCGTTACCTTGCTAACGTCAAGTCGTTTAAGAAGGGAAGAACTGGACATGCTCTGTGAACTTTACATCCTTAACATGTctgttaaaaattttaattggccatccaagatgtagatgagtttgtttcttcatcagaacagatttggagaaatgtagcattgcatcacttgctcaccagtggatcctctgcagtgaatgggtgccgtcagaatgagagtccaaactgctgattaaaaacatcaccataatccacacaactccagtccatcagtcagcatcttgtgaagcaaaaagctagtccataatccataatgaaacaaattaaacttGAAAAAGCAGTATTTCAGATAGAGGACTCTATTTGGGCAGAAGTGATGGTTGAAGTTAAAACTTCTTaaattatgaatttgtttcttacaaacacaacttcacaaaacaatgtgtggattgcttgtggattattgtgatgattttatcagctgtttggactctcattctgacggcacccattcactgcagaggatacattggtgaacaagtgatgcaatgctacatttctccaaatctgttctgatgaagaatcaaactcatctaaatctcgAATGACCAGAGAGTAATTTTcagttgaactattccttaaggacacattaaattccTGTTGTTTTTATCAATCCCTcacattatatgaaaaataaaaacaacaagacCACTTAAGTTGGCTTGGATCAGGCAAATGTATTTCATGTTCAAGcagcaaaaaaaatgaaaaatggagTTGCTTTTGTGTTCATGAACACAGCCTTAAATACACCTGGTGGGACAAATAATTATGACTACAGAGAGACAGATTTTGTTTTATGGTATTTTTAATTACACgcacccataaaaaaaaaaagcttctaacCTTTGACCCCGCATCCGAGGCTCAGACTATATTTAGTGTGAGCGCTTCAATAGCTCAGCATTTGCTTCATAAAACAATGACTCACATTTTCAGCATTTCTATTAGTGTCTACAGATGGGTGGGTGAACAACAGCTTTTTTTATGAGCTTAAAAATATCCTTTTTTACAGTAGGAAACCTACAGTAGCCGTTAcaacaaatgaattaaaaataattcccTCAAAATCCCAAATCTGTGTGATCTCTAGATGATGAAGTAAAGATAAATCAAGACTTAAATGGGATAAAAGACAGGCGGAGGAGCAAAGTAGAGCACACACGAGAACACAAAAGAAGGAACAGAGAAAATGAGAGAGTATGTGGGGAGGTTGAGATGTGCGTGGGTCGGGAGACGGCTGAGCTCCCGCTTTTACAGCATGTGTAGAATTGGAGATTTGGCTGTGGGAAGCTGTACCTGCCTTTTCGCCCACAGGCCACCTGCTTGTGCGCCCGTGTGTGCCATGCTGCTTCTGCAAGCTGTAGCCGTGCTTCGGGATGAATTCTGACATCTTTTGATTCACTTCAGACTGAAACGGATGAAAAATGGACGGGTTTATGCATTTGGAAAGAGCTGGGAAACAAAACCAGTCCGCCAGATAAATGTAACATAATTGGGTTTAGTGCAAATGGAGCAGCGCCCGAACATCTCAGTGTGAGCGTAGGCTCGTTTCTCAAAACCCATTAGCATTTTACCAGCCCCCAGGATGAGGTTTGCATCACAGATGTGCCGAGTCATGCACCAGCAAAATGTGCAAGGCCTGCATAAAATGATCTTTTATTCCCGCTGCTCAGGCTTTTGGGACTGGCACCCGTCCCAGTTTCATCCACTCTGCATCTGCTTTATTCAGGACACAACTGCGGAAAGGTGTGAGAAGAACTTCATCTCCATTGGCTTAGTACATTAAGATGAAATATATCATGATTCCCCAACACACCATTGATTTTATTGGTTATCGACAAGGAGTAGTTCACATCCAAAACTCCAAATTCTGTGGTCATTTACTCCCCCTTGAGATTATTGAGACACGgcattaaaaaaacaactgtaCCTGCCTTTAAGTTTGAAAACAGCAACACTCCCACAcatatattattctttattttagaaTAAGTGCAGTGCATTAATATTAGTACTAGTCTTTTAATAGTCTACAGATTTTCTTCAAATAGAATCTCACTTGGAGTTTATTTCACGTGAATATATGGGAAAAGGAGAATCAACAATGTCACAAAAGCTATCATTTAAGGTATTGTATTTCATGTGTCTCCAGTGGCTGGTATCCTGAGTTGTCTGTTAGTGGTCGAACAGTGAGGGTGTTTTTGCAGCTGCTCTTAAAGAGGATGAGTTTTGGCAGCGATTAAGGAAACCTGATCTCAGATCAGAATGAAAGCGCATCTTCGTCCCTGAGCGGCCATCACTTCGTCCTCGCTGCAGCTATTAGTCTGTCATTACTACTGTTATTGCCGCCGGGGGACGGGGCTTTTGGCACTCTCCACTTTCTCCTCAATACTTTCCCTTCCTGCTTTGTCTCTTTCAGCAAGCTGCCCAGCTGGGCCAGAGCTGTGGTTCCCAAAATCTTCTATGTGACGGAGAAAGCGTGGAATTATTATCCCTACACCATTACGGGTAACTACAGCTACTTACCTGCAAGCACACAGTGCCATTTAATTGGTTAAAATAAGAGTgcacccaaaaatataaaatggcTGAAAATGTTCCAAGATGAGTGCGTTTCCTCACAGAACAGATCcggtagaaatgtagcattgggtcactctgcagtgaatgggtgccgtcagaatgagatccTAAACAGTTCAAAACTGACCGACATATATTGTTTCGGACTGTTTTCTCCTCTAAAAAGTGTtcagtgcatatttctctctggattcagacaagattactttttcaccggaggaagaaaTCGTATGAatagaggactcgtattttagtCGGAAGCAGCTTAGTatttcttgatggatttgtttcttaagcCTGAATCTTAAGAAGCATCTTTTTGACACACTGAATTGCAACAGTTATTGAGCAAATGCTTTAGAAATTACActaaatgaaaggatgtgtgcgtgcatgataaacacacacacacacacacacattacacatccCTGTAGAACTGGAGGTCTTTCTGTGATTGAATGTTTAATGGCTTCAAGACTGCCAATGTGTTTATTGCCATGACCTTTAACatgaagtctctctctctctctctctctctctctctctccccgtcATCTTCTCGATCCACACCATTGCTCAGAGTATACAGTAAGTATAGCTTCTTCTTCTTCCCGTATTTATTTGCTGTGCTTGAAACTCAAACCAAAATCTCAGAGACAATTCCAATGCTCCAACAAAATGTGCTATTAAACACACATAATGCCTCATGCTCTTGTTTAGCATAATAGATTCATTGTGTTGAATGGTCATTAGAAGTTGTAGCAGGGTCAATGCTAATAATGTTTAACACAGACAGACACTCTGAGGGTACTGATCTCCCACAATGCACATGCTCTCTTGTTTGACTCTGAATTGAACTATGAATGCTGGGTCATTAAGTGTTGTGTTATGTGTGTCGTAGTAATTAATGGTGTAAGTGAGACATTAAAACTTACTTTAGTGgattatattaacagttttaACCATCTATTCAGATTGGAAAACGGTTcttttaaattggaaaaatattgaacagtagtgtgtattTAAATCGATATGGCGTTGTGGGTGTCTTAGGCATTTTATGTTTAATGGAGTGTTCTGACGttagcatagcaacatgctaacaccaAATTCCATTGGAATCAGTAGTGAGTCTCGTCTCCTGTGTGTTTCACATGAAAAGCATTGCTGTTAAGAGTGCTTTCAATCACTCACCATTTCTATTTCAGGTTCTATTTCAATTATCTTGTCTATGTAGGCAGTTCACATCAAGCTCCTTAGGATTCAGAACAGAGCTACAGTGTCTGAAAGCTGATTCCCCTTGACCACCAACCATGTTGTTATGCTATCCCAGAATGCACTTATGTTGTTTTCCCTTTCTGTGCTGCAATATAATTAGAGTCCATTTGAAAGCTAGGCAGACCAGGTGTCTTCAAGCTCCTTGGAGACCATATTAGGTTTCACGGAAAACCTCGTTCTTATTCGAAGGAGCAATATACATTTTAACGCCTCAGGACTCCTCTGAACCTTATGAATATATTGAAGGTATAAGGGATTGGGACCTTTAGGGCTattcacacagaatgtgtttttgcatgtaaaaatgGAGTGAAAAAGCAAACGTTTAACTACTTTTAACTTTAGCGCTGCATTTTTAGAGC comes from Carassius auratus strain Wakin chromosome 3, ASM336829v1, whole genome shotgun sequence and encodes:
- the LOC113052542 gene encoding cytoplasmic phosphatidylinositol transfer protein 1-like; the encoded protein is MLLKEYRICMPLTVEEYRIGQLYMISKHSHEQSERGEGVEVVQNEPYEDPNYGPGQFTEKRIYLNNKLPSWARAVVPKIFYVTEKAWNYYPYTITGNYSYLPASTQCHLIG